Proteins found in one Mycobacteriales bacterium genomic segment:
- a CDS encoding acetolactate synthase large subunit, translating to MTESLTGAQLLVRSLEGVGAEVVFGIPGGAILPAYDPLFDSRTVRHILVRHEQGAGHAAEGYAQATGKVGVCMATSGPGATNLVTPIADAYMDSVPMVAITGQVPSAAIGTDAFQEADIVGITMPITKHNFLVQSVDDIPRTIAEAFHLASTGRPGPVLVDLPKDILQAHGEFNWPPQLDLPGYHPTTRPHAKQIREAARLIAGAKRPVLYVGGGVLKARAAAELRVLAELTGIPVVTTLMARGAFPDSHPQHVGMPGMHGTVAAVTALQKSDLLICLGARFDDRVTGKLDSFAPGAAVIHADIDPAEIGKNRAADVPIVGDCRETIADLVVAVGELYDAGTRADLTGWWTELDGWRERYPLGYAEPTDGSLAPQHVITRIGQLAGPEAIYVSGVGQHQMWASQFISYENPYTWLNSGGAGTMGYAVPAAMGAKVGRPEATVWAIDGDGCFQMTNQELVTCAIEGIPIKVAIINNGNLGMVRQWQTLFYGSRYSNTVLQSKRIPDFVKLAEAMGCIGLRCDSKADIDATIEKAMAVDDAPVVVDFVVGEDAMVWPMVPAGTSNDEILAARDTRPVWDATDV from the coding sequence ATGACCGAGAGCCTCACCGGAGCCCAGCTGCTCGTCCGCTCGCTCGAGGGCGTCGGTGCCGAGGTCGTCTTCGGCATTCCGGGGGGCGCGATCCTGCCGGCCTACGACCCGCTGTTCGACAGCCGGACCGTGCGCCACATCCTGGTCCGGCACGAGCAGGGCGCCGGCCACGCGGCCGAGGGCTACGCGCAGGCGACCGGCAAGGTCGGCGTCTGCATGGCGACCAGCGGCCCCGGCGCGACCAACCTCGTGACGCCGATCGCCGATGCCTACATGGACAGCGTCCCGATGGTGGCCATCACCGGGCAGGTCCCGAGCGCGGCCATCGGCACCGATGCGTTCCAGGAAGCCGACATCGTCGGCATCACGATGCCGATCACCAAGCACAACTTCCTGGTGCAGTCCGTCGACGACATCCCGCGCACCATCGCGGAGGCCTTCCACCTGGCCAGCACCGGCCGGCCGGGTCCGGTGCTCGTCGACCTGCCCAAGGACATCCTGCAGGCACACGGCGAGTTCAACTGGCCGCCGCAGCTCGACCTGCCCGGCTACCACCCCACCACCCGCCCGCATGCCAAGCAGATCCGCGAGGCGGCCAGGCTCATCGCCGGGGCGAAGCGTCCGGTCCTCTACGTCGGCGGCGGTGTCCTCAAGGCGCGCGCGGCCGCCGAGCTGCGGGTGCTGGCCGAGCTGACCGGCATCCCGGTGGTGACGACCCTGATGGCCCGCGGCGCCTTCCCCGACAGTCACCCGCAGCACGTCGGCATGCCCGGCATGCACGGCACCGTCGCCGCGGTCACCGCGCTGCAGAAGAGCGACCTGCTCATCTGTCTGGGCGCCCGCTTCGACGACCGCGTCACCGGCAAGCTGGACTCCTTCGCGCCGGGCGCCGCCGTCATCCACGCCGACATCGACCCAGCCGAGATCGGCAAGAACCGCGCCGCGGACGTGCCGATCGTGGGCGACTGCCGGGAGACCATTGCCGACCTCGTGGTGGCCGTCGGCGAGCTGTACGACGCCGGCACCCGCGCCGACCTCACCGGCTGGTGGACCGAGCTCGACGGCTGGCGCGAGCGCTACCCCCTCGGCTACGCCGAACCCACCGACGGCTCGCTCGCGCCCCAGCACGTCATCACCCGCATCGGCCAGCTCGCCGGGCCGGAGGCGATCTATGTGAGTGGTGTCGGCCAGCACCAGATGTGGGCCAGCCAGTTCATCTCGTACGAGAACCCCTACACCTGGCTGAACTCCGGCGGCGCCGGGACCATGGGCTACGCCGTCCCGGCCGCGATGGGCGCCAAGGTCGGCCGTCCGGAGGCGACCGTGTGGGCGATCGACGGCGACGGCTGCTTCCAGATGACCAACCAGGAGCTCGTCACCTGCGCGATCGAGGGGATCCCGATCAAGGTCGCCATCATCAACAACGGCAACCTCGGCATGGTGCGCCAGTGGCAGACGCTGTTCTACGGCAGCCGCTACTCCAACACCGTGCTGCAGAGCAAGCGCATCCCCGACTTCGTCAAACTCGCCGAGGCGATGGGCTGCATCGGCCTGCGCTGCGACAGCAAGGCCGACATCGATGCCACGATCGAGAAGGCGATGGCGGTCGACGACGCGCCGGTCGTCGTCGACTTCGTCGTGGGGGAGGACGCCATGGTGTGGCCGATGGTCCCGGCCGGCACCAGCAACGACGAGATCCTCGCTGCTCGCGACACCCGCCCGGTCTGGGACGCCACCGATGTGTAG
- the ilvN gene encoding acetolactate synthase small subunit: MALTRHTLSVLVENKPGVLARVAALFSRRGFNIESLAVGPTEHPTVSRMTIVVAVEDLPLEQVTKQLNKLVNVLKIVELDPGASVQRELLLVKVRADLTSRSHVLETVQLFRAKVVDVAADAVTVEATGTTEKLAALIRVLEPFGIRELVQSGMVAVGRGSRSMTGAEARLRNAS, from the coding sequence ATGGCCCTCACCCGCCACACCCTGTCTGTTCTCGTCGAGAACAAGCCGGGGGTCCTCGCTCGCGTCGCGGCCCTGTTCAGCCGCCGTGGCTTCAACATCGAGTCGCTGGCCGTCGGGCCGACCGAGCACCCGACCGTGAGCCGGATGACGATCGTCGTCGCCGTGGAGGACCTGCCGCTGGAGCAGGTCACCAAGCAGCTCAACAAACTCGTCAACGTGCTGAAGATCGTCGAACTCGACCCGGGAGCGAGCGTCCAGCGCGAGCTGCTCCTGGTGAAGGTCAGGGCCGACCTGACCAGCCGCAGCCACGTGCTCGAGACGGTCCAGCTCTTCCGGGCCAAGGTGGTCGACGTCGCCGCCGACGCCGTCACCGTCGAGGCGACCGGCACCACCGAGAAGCTCGCCGCCCTGATCCGGGTGCTCGAACCGTTCGGCATCCGCGAGCTGGTGCAGTCCGGCATGGTCGCCGTCGGCCGCGGTTCCCGGTCGATGACCGGTGCCGAGGCCCGCCTCCGCAACGCCTCCTGA